Genomic window (Streptomyces sp. SLBN-31):
GATGCCCAGACCGTTGAGGCCGAAGACGAGACCGAACTGCTGGGCCGTGAGGCCGTACGCGTCCTGCAGGACGAACGACGATCCGGAGATGTAGGCGAACGCGGCGGCGAACATCAGTGCCGCGGCGAGCACGTACCGCATGTACCGGACGTCGGTGGCCAGCGCCCGGAAGGTCCGCAGCGTGGCGCCCAGGTGGGCCGGCGCCCGGTTGGCGTCCGGCAGCGATTCGGGCAGCGCGAAGACCACCGCGAGCAGGAGGACGGCGCCGACGACGGCGAGCACCAGGAACACCGCGCGCCAGGTGGTGAGCGTCAGCAGTTGGCCGCCGATGACGGGTGCCACGACCGGGGCGACGCCGTTGACGACCATCAGGGTGGAGAAGAACCGGGTCATGGCGGTGCCGGAGAACAGGTCCCGCACGATGGCCCGCGCCAGGACGGTGCCGGCCGCCGCACCCAGCGACTGCAGGATCCGGCCGGTGATCAGCCAGCCGACCGAGGGCGCCAGCGCACACCACAGCGACCCCGCCAGGTACAACGCCATGCCGGCCAGGAGCGGGCGGCGCCGGCCCCAGGCGTCCGACAGCGGGCCGACGATCACCTGGAAGACGGCCAGGCCGACGACGAACGCCGTGAGGGTCATCTGGACCAGCGGTGCGCTGGTGTGCAGTTGGTGCGCCATGTCTGGCATGGCGGGCAGGTACATGTCGATCGTGAGCGCACCGAAGGCACTCAACGAACCGAGGATCAGGGCCAGCCGCGCACGGCCTGCTGGGGTCGCCGGCTTCGCGTCGTCGGCGCCCTCCGCCGCGGCGAACGCCGACCGGTCTCCTTCATTGATTATGGACACATAATTATGATGGCATAATTCAGTAGGGTGGCGCCATGCCTCGCGACAAAGAAAACGCCGTCGGTACGGACGATGGTGGGCCGCTCGCCGATCTCGCCGACCTGATCCTCAACGTCGGCCGACTGGTGCGGGCCCGCACTCCGGAAGGCCCGCAGGTGGTGACGCTGACCGAGACGGAGCGGCACGTGATGCGCGTCGTCGACCTGTATCCCGGAGCGGCGCCCAGCGAGATCGCCCGCCGCACCCGGCTGCAGCGCACCAATGTCAGCACGGCGCTGCGCAGCCTCGAGAGCAAGGGGATGGTCTCCCGCGCCGCCACCGAGGGCCGTGGCGTCGCCGTGCGCCCGACCGAGCGCGCGGCGGCCAACCTCCACATCCTGCGCGCCGCCTGGGCGCGGGAACTCGCCGCCATCCTGGGCGACGACCTCGACACGGTCCGGCAGTGCACCCAGCTGCTCAGCCACCTGGAACAGCGGCTCACCGCCGACGATCAGGGCGGATCATGACCGCCGAAGGCCCGACACCGACCGGAGCCGGGATGCGGCGGATCATCCGTCTGTGGCGACTCCGAATCCCATGTTGAGGTGATCAGTCACTCAGGAAGGGGCCGGGGCGGCTTCGGGCCCACGTAGTGCCCGCTCGGGCGCATGCGCAGCGGTCGCTCCCCGTACTCCTCCAGCGCGTGGGCGATCCAGCCCGCCGTACGGGCCACGGCGAAGATCGTCTCACCCGCGGTGGCGGGCATCCCGCAGGAGGCCGTGAGCGCGGCGAGGGCCAGGTCGACATTGGCGTGCAGCGGGCTGTGACGGGCGGTGGTGGCGACGATGTCGCGGGCCGCGGCGAGCGCGGGGCCGGCGTTCGGCATCTCCTCAAGGAGGCCGAACAGGACACGCGCGCGTGGATCCTCGCCCGTGTAGAGACGGTGGCCGAGTCCGGGGATGCGACGCCCGGCCCGCAGCTCCTCGGCGATGACGGGGCCCGCGTCGCCCTCGTCGAGTACGTCCATCAGCAGCCGGTGCGCGAGCCCGCTGGACGCCCCGTGCAGGGGACCCTCCAGCACGCCGAGGCCGGCGGAGACGGCCGCGTAGGCGTGCGCGCGGGCCGAGGCGGCGACGCGCACGGCGAGGGTCGAGGCGGCGAGATCGTGGTCGACGAGGAGGGCGAGCGCGGTGTCGAGGGCGCGCAGCGAGGCTTCGTCGGCGTCCCTGCCGCTGAGCCGTGACCACAGGCGCTGGGCCAGCGGGCCTTCGTCGCGGCGGTAGGTCCCCCGTTGCGGCAGGGCGGCGACCAGGGTGGGGATCAGCGTGCGCGCGGTGCCGAGCACGGCTTCCTCGGACAGGTCGAAGCGCAGCGGGTCCGCGGTCCCGGCGCCGATCGCGGCGACCCTCAACCGGTCCGTGGGGCTGGTGTGTTCGGGCAGGCCGTCGACGGCGCGGCGGGCGATGAGGACGGCGGCTTCGGGCGCGGTGAAGGTCGTTCCCGGTCGCATGCGGCCGGTCCACAGCCACTCGGCGACCTCTTCGTAGGAGTGGCGGGTGGCGAGTTCGGTGGCGTCCACGCCCCGGAAGTAGTAGCGGTCCTCCTCGATGAGCGTGATGCGGGTCCGGACGGACAGCTCGCCGCCCGACCCCGGACTCCCGCTGCTCTCCCGTCTGTTGCGCCGGGCGAGGGCCTCCACTTCCCGGCCGTCGAAGGTGCTGCCCCGGCCGCCCGGCACGCGCCGGCTGCTGAGCTGGCCGCGGCTCACGTACGCGTACACGGTCTCGGGCTTCACGCCCAGGAGTTCGGCGGCTTCCTTGGTCGTCAGCCGCCGTTCCGCGGAATCGGGGGAGGGGTCTTGATCGCGCATGGGGTCACCGTATCCGCCTAGCGACGCATGGATGGGATGACTTGATTCAATCAATATTGACAGGAATTAAGTCAAGCATGGACAGTCAAATCAAGTCCAGGCATGAGCAGGCAAGTCCAGGCAAGACCAGGGAGGAAATCATGTCCGTCAACAGGTCTGTGGCCACGACCGTCAAGGTGCCGCGAGGACTCGCCGGTGTGGTCGTCACCGATACCTCGATCGGTGACGTGCGGGGGCTCGAGGGCTTCTATCACTACCGCCAGTACTCGGCCGTGGAGCTCGCTCGAACTCGCGGCTTCGAGGATGTCTGGCACCTCATGGTCCATGGCGAACTGCCGGACGCGGCGCGACGGGACGCCTTCGTCGCGCAGACGGTGGCGCTGCGGCGGCCGCCGGAGGAGGTGCGCGCGGTGCTGCCCGCGATCGCGGCGGCGAGCGGTGGCTCGGGGCCGCTGGCCGGCATGCGCACCGCGCTCTCGCTGCTCGGCGCGGCGAAGGGCTTCAGGCCGGTGTACGACATCGAAGCGGACGAACGCCGTCGGGACACCCTCGCCGCGGTCGCCGCCGTACCCACCCTCCTCGCCGCTCTGCATCGACTGGAGCGGGGTCTCGAACCGGTGGAACCGCGCGAAGACCTTCCGTACGCCGCCAACTACCTCTACATGCTCACGGGTTCGGAACCGGAACCGCGTCAGGCCCGGGCGATCGAGCAATACTTGATCTCAACCATTGATCACGGATTCAACGCATCAACCTTTACCGCCCGCGTCATCGCGTCGACCGGAGCGGACGTGGCGGCATGTCTGGTGGGCGCGGTGGGAGCCCTGTCGGGACCTCTGCACGGCGGAGCGCCGAGCCGGGCCCTGGACACCCTGGACGCCATCGGCACACCCGACCGCATAGACCCCTGGATCCGAGAGCGCGTCCTCGCAGGCGACCGCATCATGGGCTTCGGCCACGCGATCTACCGCACGGAGGACCCCCGCTCCCGGATGCTCCGGGAGATCGCCCAGAGTTTCGGCGGCTCGCGGGTCGAATTCGCGGTCGAGGTCGAGCGGCAGGTGGAGGCGATCCTGGCGGAGCTGAAGCCGGGCCGCGAGCTCCACACGAACGTCGAGTTCTACGCGGGCGTGGTCATGGAACTGTGCGGCCTGCCCCGCGAGATGTTCACCCCGACCTTCGCGGCGGCCCGCATGGTCGGCT
Coding sequences:
- a CDS encoding citrate synthase/methylcitrate synthase; protein product: MSVNRSVATTVKVPRGLAGVVVTDTSIGDVRGLEGFYHYRQYSAVELARTRGFEDVWHLMVHGELPDAARRDAFVAQTVALRRPPEEVRAVLPAIAAASGGSGPLAGMRTALSLLGAAKGFRPVYDIEADERRRDTLAAVAAVPTLLAALHRLERGLEPVEPREDLPYAANYLYMLTGSEPEPRQARAIEQYLISTIDHGFNASTFTARVIASTGADVAACLVGAVGALSGPLHGGAPSRALDTLDAIGTPDRIDPWIRERVLAGDRIMGFGHAIYRTEDPRSRMLREIAQSFGGSRVEFAVEVERQVEAILAELKPGRELHTNVEFYAGVVMELCGLPREMFTPTFAAARMVGWSANILEQAEDRKIIRPVARYVGPGAPVAVPKAA
- a CDS encoding citrate synthase: MRDQDPSPDSAERRLTTKEAAELLGVKPETVYAYVSRGQLSSRRVPGGRGSTFDGREVEALARRNRRESSGSPGSGGELSVRTRITLIEEDRYYFRGVDATELATRHSYEEVAEWLWTGRMRPGTTFTAPEAAVLIARRAVDGLPEHTSPTDRLRVAAIGAGTADPLRFDLSEEAVLGTARTLIPTLVAALPQRGTYRRDEGPLAQRLWSRLSGRDADEASLRALDTALALLVDHDLAASTLAVRVAASARAHAYAAVSAGLGVLEGPLHGASSGLAHRLLMDVLDEGDAGPVIAEELRAGRRIPGLGHRLYTGEDPRARVLFGLLEEMPNAGPALAAARDIVATTARHSPLHANVDLALAALTASCGMPATAGETIFAVARTAGWIAHALEEYGERPLRMRPSGHYVGPKPPRPLPE
- a CDS encoding MarR family winged helix-turn-helix transcriptional regulator; this encodes MPRDKENAVGTDDGGPLADLADLILNVGRLVRARTPEGPQVVTLTETERHVMRVVDLYPGAAPSEIARRTRLQRTNVSTALRSLESKGMVSRAATEGRGVAVRPTERAAANLHILRAAWARELAAILGDDLDTVRQCTQLLSHLEQRLTADDQGGS
- a CDS encoding multidrug effflux MFS transporter gives rise to the protein MSIINEGDRSAFAAAEGADDAKPATPAGRARLALILGSLSAFGALTIDMYLPAMPDMAHQLHTSAPLVQMTLTAFVVGLAVFQVIVGPLSDAWGRRRPLLAGMALYLAGSLWCALAPSVGWLITGRILQSLGAAAGTVLARAIVRDLFSGTAMTRFFSTLMVVNGVAPVVAPVIGGQLLTLTTWRAVFLVLAVVGAVLLLAVVFALPESLPDANRAPAHLGATLRTFRALATDVRYMRYVLAAALMFAAAFAYISGSSFVLQDAYGLTAQQFGLVFGLNGLGIVLLGQVGGMLVGRVADEHTLLRVSLTVATLGSAGVLSCAAFHLPLPLLLTCLFLVMSMLGIVLANATSLALGGHGSAAGAASSLQGLLQFLVGGLAASAMSLPGQVTAVSMGTTMVICSAAALAVLNVRRA